One Mycolicibacter sp. MU0083 DNA window includes the following coding sequences:
- a CDS encoding DUF732 domain-containing protein has protein sequence MAPIVVTVLPAAVLLAPAAYADAIDTTFLGALNAKGIGFANGQSAVIAGHEVCDELDVGRPKTDVVSEVMRSSRLDDYHAGFFVGVSVSAFCPRHHG, from the coding sequence TTGGCTCCGATCGTTGTGACGGTGCTGCCGGCGGCGGTGCTGCTCGCCCCGGCGGCATACGCCGACGCGATCGACACCACGTTCCTGGGGGCGCTGAACGCCAAGGGAATCGGCTTCGCCAACGGGCAGTCCGCGGTGATCGCCGGACACGAAGTCTGCGACGAACTCGACGTGGGCCGGCCGAAGACCGACGTCGTATCCGAGGTGATGCGCAGCAGTCGGCTCGACGACTACCACGCCGGATTCTTCGTCGGGGTCAGTGTGAGCGCGTTCTGCCCCCGCCACCACGGTTAG
- a CDS encoding thioredoxin domain-containing protein yields the protein MVNRLASSASPYLRQHADNPVDWWEWGPEALAEAAERDVPILLSVGYAACHWCHVMAHGSFEDAEVAAVMNAGFVCIKVDREERPDIDAIYMTATQALTGRGGWPMTCFLTPDGRPFYCGTYYPKDAFLNLLSAITATWNERRDEVEDASDNIAGELRARAARLPGGGPPVDAMLCDAAVAAVLRDEDTTHGGFGGAPKFPPSALLETLLRHYERTGSQSALDAVARAGAAMARGGIYDQLAGGFARYSVDDAWVVPHFEKMLYDNALLLRAYAHWARRTGDPLAVRVTGQTARFLLEELSDGAVFISSLDADADGREGSTYVWTPEQLTGVLGADDGAWAAEVFGVTEEGTFEAGASVLQLPVDPSDQPRFDRVRQRLLAARRSRVQPGRDDKVVTAWNGLAITALAEAAVALSDPSLAVAARECADQLLSGHLIDGRLRRAGLGGRVGDSAAILEDYGALATGLLSVYQLGGDRRHLDGAVGLLDTALGHFADPDTPGRWFDSADDAETLMMRPGDPQDGATPSGAALVTEALLTAAHLVAADRSDRYLRAAADSLAAHSALLEQAPRAVGHWLAIAEAFVRGPLQVAVACDGPESALLAAARRLAPGGTTVVGGRVDSSEPLIGRDRIAGADAAYVCRGTVCDLPVRDAEELASALGVPANSAPV from the coding sequence GTGGTCAACCGCCTCGCATCGTCAGCCAGCCCCTATCTGCGTCAACATGCGGACAACCCGGTGGATTGGTGGGAGTGGGGGCCCGAGGCGCTGGCCGAAGCCGCCGAGCGCGACGTGCCGATCCTGCTGTCGGTCGGCTACGCGGCCTGCCACTGGTGTCATGTGATGGCACACGGGTCGTTCGAGGACGCCGAGGTCGCCGCGGTGATGAACGCGGGCTTCGTGTGTATCAAGGTCGACCGGGAGGAACGCCCGGACATCGACGCGATCTACATGACCGCCACCCAGGCGTTGACCGGACGCGGCGGCTGGCCGATGACGTGTTTCCTGACCCCCGACGGGCGGCCGTTCTACTGCGGTACCTACTACCCGAAAGACGCCTTCCTGAACCTGCTTTCCGCCATCACCGCCACCTGGAACGAACGTCGCGACGAAGTCGAGGACGCCTCGGACAACATCGCCGGTGAACTGCGGGCCAGGGCCGCCCGCCTGCCGGGAGGGGGGCCGCCGGTCGACGCGATGCTGTGCGACGCCGCGGTGGCGGCGGTGCTGCGCGACGAGGACACCACGCACGGCGGATTCGGCGGCGCACCGAAGTTCCCGCCGTCGGCGTTGCTGGAAACGCTGCTGCGGCACTACGAACGGACCGGTTCTCAGTCCGCACTCGACGCGGTCGCCCGGGCCGGTGCGGCGATGGCACGCGGCGGGATCTACGACCAGTTGGCCGGCGGCTTCGCCCGCTACAGCGTCGACGACGCCTGGGTGGTCCCGCATTTCGAGAAGATGCTCTACGACAACGCCCTGTTGCTGCGGGCCTACGCGCACTGGGCCCGCCGCACCGGTGATCCGTTGGCCGTGCGGGTGACCGGTCAGACCGCCCGGTTCCTGCTCGAGGAGCTCTCCGACGGTGCGGTGTTCATCTCGTCGCTGGACGCCGACGCCGACGGCCGGGAGGGTTCGACGTATGTCTGGACACCCGAGCAGCTGACCGGTGTCCTCGGCGCCGACGACGGTGCTTGGGCGGCCGAGGTCTTCGGGGTCACCGAGGAGGGCACCTTCGAGGCGGGTGCGTCCGTCCTGCAACTGCCGGTCGATCCGTCCGATCAACCGCGATTCGACCGGGTGCGGCAGCGGTTGCTGGCCGCCCGCCGGTCCCGCGTGCAGCCCGGACGCGACGACAAGGTCGTCACCGCCTGGAACGGTTTGGCGATCACGGCGTTGGCCGAAGCGGCGGTGGCGCTGTCGGATCCGAGCCTGGCCGTCGCCGCGCGGGAATGCGCCGACCAGCTGCTGTCCGGGCATCTGATCGACGGCCGGCTGCGGCGGGCCGGCCTGGGCGGCCGGGTGGGGGACAGCGCCGCGATCCTGGAGGACTACGGGGCCCTGGCCACCGGGCTGCTCAGCGTCTACCAACTCGGCGGTGACCGGCGTCATCTCGACGGCGCGGTCGGTCTGCTCGACACCGCGCTGGGTCACTTCGCCGACCCGGACACTCCCGGACGCTGGTTCGACAGCGCCGACGACGCCGAGACGCTGATGATGCGCCCCGGCGATCCGCAGGACGGGGCCACCCCGTCGGGGGCGGCGCTGGTCACCGAGGCGCTGCTGACCGCTGCGCACCTGGTCGCCGCGGACCGCAGCGACCGCTATCTGCGGGCGGCCGCCGACTCTTTGGCGGCGCACTCCGCGCTGCTGGAGCAGGCGCCGCGCGCGGTCGGCCACTGGCTGGCGATCGCGGAGGCTTTCGTGCGGGGCCCGCTGCAGGTCGCGGTGGCCTGCGACGGTCCGGAATCGGCCCTGCTGGCCGCCGCCCGACGACTGGCCCCCGGCGGGACGACGGTCGTCGGCGGGAGGGTCGACTCGTCGGAGCCGCTGATCGGGCGGGACCGGATCGCGGGCGCCGACGCCGCCTACGTCTGCCGGGGAACGGTCTGCGACCTGCCGGTACGCGATGCCGAGGAGTTGGCGTCGGCCCTTGGGGTGCCCGCGAATTCGGCGCCCGTGTAA
- the pstS gene encoding phosphate ABC transporter substrate-binding protein PstS, producing the protein MSVPVISAALLSGCGAQPAPTPPNASAPDLPSAYPGVDCGGRPEITASGSTAQANAMTRFAASFQHACPGQRLTYRPNGSGAGIDEFLSGQTDFGGSDSPLSRGEYGYARQRCGAPVWNLPMVFGPIAIAFRLGGLTSLNLDGPTAANIFNGTITRWDDPAIAALNTGVTLPSVPVRVVFRSDESGTTDNFQRYLDTASAGAWGRSAGRTFTGTAGAGAHGNEGVAAATADVDGSITYTEWSFAQAHHLGMADIITSAGPEPVAISAESVGRTISSAWFIREGNDLALDTISFYRPNQPGAYPIVLATYEVVCSAYPDPQVGTAVRAFLQSAIGDGQNELAAHGYVPVPDAFKPRLSTAIDAIA; encoded by the coding sequence ATGAGCGTGCCGGTCATAAGCGCTGCGCTGTTGTCCGGGTGCGGAGCCCAACCGGCACCGACGCCACCGAACGCGTCCGCGCCGGACCTGCCGTCCGCATATCCGGGCGTCGACTGCGGCGGACGCCCGGAGATCACAGCCAGCGGCTCCACCGCCCAGGCCAACGCGATGACCCGGTTCGCCGCATCGTTCCAGCACGCCTGCCCCGGCCAGCGCCTGACCTACCGGCCCAACGGCTCCGGCGCGGGCATCGACGAATTCCTTTCCGGCCAAACCGACTTCGGTGGATCCGATTCGCCGCTGAGTCGAGGCGAGTACGGCTACGCCCGGCAACGCTGCGGGGCGCCGGTATGGAACCTGCCGATGGTGTTCGGCCCCATCGCGATCGCGTTCCGACTCGGCGGGCTGACGTCGCTCAACCTGGACGGCCCCACCGCGGCCAACATCTTCAACGGCACCATCACGCGCTGGGACGACCCGGCGATCGCCGCCCTCAACACCGGCGTCACACTGCCCTCGGTGCCTGTTCGGGTGGTGTTCCGCAGCGACGAATCCGGCACCACGGACAACTTCCAGCGCTACCTCGACACCGCATCCGCGGGCGCCTGGGGCAGAAGCGCCGGGCGGACGTTCACCGGAACCGCCGGTGCGGGCGCGCACGGCAACGAGGGCGTCGCCGCGGCCACCGCCGACGTCGACGGATCGATCACCTATACCGAATGGTCCTTCGCCCAGGCCCACCACCTGGGCATGGCCGACATCATCACCTCGGCGGGCCCGGAACCGGTCGCGATCAGCGCGGAATCGGTCGGCAGGACGATCTCCTCGGCCTGGTTCATCCGGGAGGGCAACGACCTGGCGCTCGACACCATCTCCTTCTACCGGCCCAATCAGCCCGGCGCCTATCCGATCGTGCTGGCCACCTATGAGGTGGTCTGCTCGGCGTATCCCGACCCGCAGGTCGGAACGGCGGTCCGGGCCTTCCTGCAGAGCGCGATCGGCGACGGGCAGAACGAACTGGCCGCCCACGGTTATGTGCCCGTTCCCGATGCGTTCAAGCCGCGCCTGTCGACTGCGATCGACGCGATCGCCTGA
- a CDS encoding PPE family protein, with product MQSLTAPPEISSALVHSGPGPSSLIEASAVWHRLGSTLDEYADDYVASLWSLVETWRGRSAVAMVHTAEPYLAWLRATAQQCRQVAVSSQRAAEAFESVRTAVTPTAAIAANRALRRQLLATNRFGTNTAAIAENENQYLSMWTNNAAAMTRYQAASAQATVLPVFSAPAEDTIPAVFDPNNGWSGLANAYGNGLVSAGFPINLLSYLAQNTSAQALQGVSSAMAQGISEGEAALAPSIPLDALGGFLGGGGGLGALGAAGLSSTPSAAIGVGMKMGTLTVPPAAAGLLPTAPVRLASSATPLPAGQSTTFAGVPAVMPPMAPASHAAGSGWRRRRNQKYEDLEVGLELRGPVMPRPPSAG from the coding sequence ATGCAGTCCCTCACCGCGCCCCCGGAGATCAGCTCCGCACTGGTTCACTCCGGGCCCGGCCCGAGTTCGCTGATCGAGGCGTCCGCGGTGTGGCACCGGCTCGGTAGCACACTGGACGAATACGCCGACGACTACGTCGCCTCGTTGTGGTCCCTGGTGGAGACCTGGCGCGGGCGGTCCGCGGTCGCCATGGTGCACACCGCCGAGCCCTACCTGGCGTGGCTGCGGGCCACCGCGCAGCAGTGCCGGCAGGTCGCGGTCTCCTCTCAGCGCGCCGCGGAGGCCTTCGAATCCGTCCGCACCGCCGTGACTCCCACCGCCGCTATCGCAGCCAATCGCGCGTTGCGACGACAACTGCTGGCCACCAATCGATTCGGGACCAACACCGCAGCGATCGCGGAGAACGAGAACCAGTACCTGAGCATGTGGACGAACAACGCCGCGGCGATGACCCGCTATCAGGCGGCCTCGGCTCAGGCCACCGTGCTGCCGGTGTTCAGCGCCCCGGCCGAAGACACCATCCCGGCCGTCTTCGACCCCAACAACGGCTGGAGCGGGCTGGCCAACGCCTACGGCAACGGGCTGGTGAGCGCGGGATTTCCGATCAACCTGCTCAGCTACCTCGCACAGAACACCTCGGCGCAGGCGTTGCAGGGCGTCAGCTCGGCGATGGCCCAGGGCATCAGCGAAGGTGAAGCCGCCCTGGCACCGTCGATCCCGCTGGACGCATTGGGCGGATTCCTCGGCGGCGGCGGGGGTCTGGGCGCGCTTGGGGCCGCCGGGCTGTCCTCGACGCCGTCGGCGGCCATCGGTGTCGGGATGAAGATGGGGACGCTGACCGTCCCGCCCGCCGCAGCGGGATTGCTGCCCACGGCACCGGTCCGGCTGGCGTCGTCGGCGACACCGCTGCCGGCCGGCCAGTCCACCACGTTCGCCGGGGTCCCGGCCGTCATGCCGCCGATGGCGCCGGCGTCGCATGCCGCGGGCAGCGGGTGGCGTAGGCGCCGGAATCAGAAGTACGAAGACCTGGAGGTCGGGCTGGAACTGCGGGGCCCGGTGATGCCCCGGCCGCCGTCGGCCGGCTGA
- the mca gene encoding mycothiol conjugate amidase Mca gives MSGLRLMAVHAHPDDESSKGAATTARYAAAGHRVMVVTLTGGERGDILNPAMDRPDVHGRIAEVRREEMARAAEILGVEHRWLGYIDSGLPTGDPLPPLPDDCFAMVPLEESTEALVRVVREFRPHVMTTYDENGGYPHPDHIRCHEVSVAAFEAAGDYRRYPDAGEAWTVSKLYYNHGFLRERMQLLQDEFARNGQVGPFAKWLEHWNPDRDEFAARVTSRIECADYFGQRDDALRAHATQIDPNGAFFTAPIEWQQRLWPTEEFELARSRVPVTLPETDLFTGIEDNG, from the coding sequence ATGAGCGGACTGCGGTTGATGGCGGTGCACGCTCACCCCGACGACGAGTCCAGCAAGGGCGCGGCCACGACCGCCCGCTATGCCGCAGCAGGTCACCGGGTGATGGTGGTGACGCTGACCGGCGGCGAGCGCGGCGACATCCTCAACCCCGCCATGGACCGGCCCGACGTCCACGGCCGCATCGCGGAGGTGCGTCGCGAAGAGATGGCCAGGGCCGCCGAGATCCTCGGTGTCGAGCACCGCTGGCTGGGTTACATCGATTCCGGGCTGCCCACCGGCGACCCGCTGCCGCCGTTGCCCGACGACTGCTTCGCGATGGTGCCGCTGGAGGAATCCACCGAAGCCCTGGTCCGGGTGGTCCGCGAGTTCCGGCCGCACGTGATGACCACCTACGACGAGAACGGCGGTTATCCGCACCCGGACCACATCCGGTGCCATGAGGTGTCGGTGGCGGCCTTCGAAGCGGCCGGTGACTACCGCCGCTACCCCGACGCCGGCGAGGCCTGGACGGTCTCCAAGCTCTACTACAACCACGGCTTCCTGCGGGAGCGGATGCAACTGCTCCAGGACGAGTTCGCCCGCAACGGGCAGGTGGGCCCGTTCGCGAAGTGGCTGGAACACTGGAATCCCGACCGCGACGAATTCGCCGCCCGGGTCACCAGCCGCATCGAATGCGCCGACTACTTCGGCCAGCGCGACGACGCGCTGCGCGCGCACGCCACCCAGATCGACCCCAACGGTGCCTTCTTCACCGCACCGATCGAATGGCAGCAGCGCCTGTGGCCCACCGAGGAGTTCGAGCTTGCCCGGTCCCGGGTGCCGGTTACGCTGCCCGAGACCGACCTGTTCACCGGGATCGAGGACAACGGATGA